In Alkalihalobacillus sp. FSL W8-0930, a single window of DNA contains:
- a CDS encoding helix-turn-helix domain-containing protein encodes MTQTTSHVFRQPFRSLEEFAEMISYYLHCPVTIEDANHQLLAYSTHGDGADKARISTIISRRVPERLINRFWKDGIIPALNQTREPVRVPEMKEYDLGSRVAVSIWKHQEVLGYIWVSDHLQKLSDTDLLLLKEAAATAKQELLKLSRQRKQTHKSRTELLWQLIVGDESEHIQSELHLAQMQPDEQVFVSLFVFDEQDEEARRHIDYMLQASYQDTIPLFLWDEHQLVCLVRAADVQSRHYFLKKLTGQLQERFVIKQKESCSGSYVTGFDHISESYQEAKRVLSLKKRYPEELDTAHTFSDLGVFKYIDQIPQGTKVHPGIERIVEYDKKQGTQLYETLILFLKKDGNANEVAKQLHVHVNTLTYRIKRLESIGRFLLKDPAQRMGLYLDLLLSRK; translated from the coding sequence ATGACACAAACAACTTCTCACGTTTTTCGCCAGCCATTTCGCTCTCTAGAAGAGTTTGCCGAGATGATTAGTTATTATTTACATTGTCCAGTAACGATTGAAGATGCCAATCATCAGTTGCTTGCTTATAGTACACATGGAGATGGGGCGGATAAAGCACGCATCTCTACGATCATTTCAAGAAGAGTACCAGAGAGACTTATTAATCGTTTCTGGAAAGACGGCATCATTCCAGCATTAAATCAGACGAGAGAACCCGTTCGAGTACCTGAGATGAAGGAGTATGATCTTGGAAGCCGTGTAGCGGTCTCGATTTGGAAGCATCAAGAGGTGCTCGGGTACATCTGGGTATCTGATCATTTACAAAAGCTATCTGATACAGATCTCCTCCTGTTAAAGGAAGCGGCCGCAACGGCGAAGCAAGAGCTTCTTAAATTAAGCAGGCAACGCAAGCAAACGCATAAAAGCCGAACGGAATTGCTTTGGCAGTTAATAGTTGGAGATGAATCAGAGCACATTCAATCAGAACTTCATCTTGCGCAAATGCAGCCCGATGAACAAGTATTTGTAAGCTTATTTGTATTTGACGAACAGGACGAGGAAGCGAGGCGTCATATTGACTACATGCTTCAGGCTTCTTATCAGGATACGATTCCTCTGTTTCTTTGGGATGAACATCAGCTTGTCTGTTTAGTGAGGGCAGCAGACGTGCAATCGAGACACTACTTTCTAAAAAAGTTAACAGGGCAGCTTCAGGAGCGGTTTGTCATTAAACAGAAGGAGAGCTGTTCCGGGTCTTATGTAACAGGCTTTGATCACATTTCAGAAAGCTACCAGGAAGCAAAACGAGTTCTTTCTTTAAAGAAGAGGTATCCGGAAGAGCTTGATACGGCTCACACCTTCTCAGATTTAGGTGTGTTTAAATACATTGATCAGATTCCACAAGGAACAAAGGTGCATCCAGGCATCGAACGTATTGTGGAATATGACAAAAAGCAAGGCACCCAACTTTATGAAACGTTGATTCTCTTTTTAAAGAAAGATGGTAATGCGAATGAAGTAGCTAAGCAGCTGCATGTACACGTAAACACGCTAACCTATCGAATCAAACGCCTTGAGAGCATTGGGCGCTTTTTGTTAAAAGACCCTGCACAGCGAATGGGGCTGTATCTAGATCTGCTCCTCTCAAGAAAGTAA